GGTGAACGCTAAAACAGAAAAGAACATTAGATCGTTGAATCCAGTCTGTGAGTTCAGATAACTCGACGAGTGCCAATACTCTCTTTTGAAAAATCCTTTGATCGTAGTAGGGTACCCTAAGTGGACGACAAAGCACTCTTTTAGAAATAGCAACCTGTATCCTAGGCTGGCGATATCGCGGGAAAGCTTCGTATCTTCGCCAGCATTAATCGACTCGTCAAATCCATTGAGCTTTCGGAACAAATTCGCCTTTACCAAAAAGCTGCCACCGGCAAGACTTGTAACTTGCTCATCACTACCCTCTTTTCCTAGTTTCCATCCTTTCTCAATCCACGAAGGCTCTTCCCTTAACAAACAGCCACCCCCCACAGCACCGACATTCTCCTTTTTCAATGCAGATACACCAGCACTGAGCCAGTTTGGCTGAGCTATACAGTCGGAATCAATAAACGCTAGGATATCTCCTCTGGAGTGTGCAACTCCAAAATTTCGAACTGCACCAACCTTAACGGCTGGTTTCGACAAAACCCTTACATCGAAACGCTGAGCCTCTGCCACAGTGTTATCAGATGAGCCATTATCAACAACAATAATCTCGTACCTGTCATCGGGATAGTTCTGGGAAATTAGCGCCGCCAAGCACTTCCCTATATGATCTCCTTCGTTATAGGCGGGGATGACAATCGAGACAAATGGATATTCTTCAGTTTCCATTCCTTTTACCATCAAAATTTAGTGTATTTCTTCCAACTGCTGTTCAAAATAGGGCTTTTTTCCGTCAACTTTCTCCGTATTTGAAAGCTCAATTTCTATAGGGACACCAAGCTCAGAAAGAACAAAGTCTATGACAAATGCTTTAATTCTATTTTCTTCCGCCTCGTCACATCCATTTATGTTCATATGAAATACTCCAACTTCATTCTGTACAAAACGGAACGAGAATACTTTGTCAACACGGACCATATAGTGTTCAAGTGCTCTACTGAAAATTACTGCATGAAATCGCTTCCCATCTGCTCCATAGGCTATCTGATTTATAGTTCGCCCTTTTATCTCGCCTACACACTTGAAGCTACCGAATGCCCCGCATTCCGAATGATATATCTCCGCAACATCCCCAATGCTGTACCTGATAAGTGGCTGGGAACAACGACTCAAAT
The nucleotide sequence above comes from Marinobacter gudaonensis. Encoded proteins:
- a CDS encoding glycosyltransferase — encoded protein: METEEYPFVSIVIPAYNEGDHIGKCLAALISQNYPDDRYEIIVVDNGSSDNTVAEAQRFDVRVLSKPAVKVGAVRNFGVAHSRGDILAFIDSDCIAQPNWLSAGVSALKKENVGAVGGGCLLREEPSWIEKGWKLGKEGSDEQVTSLAGGSFLVKANLFRKLNGFDESINAGEDTKLSRDIASLGYRLLFLKECFVVHLGYPTTIKGFFKREYWHSSSYLNSQTGFNDLMFFSVLAFTFSNISLLIYLLSQDLLVLYGAAFLVISPFMFLVKNIKKVGIENLEYRRIPSAVLVSYIYYYGRSCGLINSCINVIADTFKSKKKA